The following coding sequences are from one Abditibacteriota bacterium window:
- a CDS encoding diphosphate--fructose-6-phosphate 1-phosphotransferase, producing MIREISALQKARQAYIPKLPKALAGGKFKLSIGSPSEPAQDKDAIKALFPATYGQPVVSFVEGNGEGLTDKPINVAVILSGGQAPGGHNVIAGVFDGIKKANPNSKVYGFLKGPGGAINNNYTQLTTEFVDAYRNTGGFDMIMSGRDKIETPEQLESCEANFKKLGLSCVIIIGGDDSNTNAAVLAEYMKAKDTGVKVIGVPKTIDGDMKNDEIEASFGFDTACKTYSELIGNIERDASSAVKYWHFIKLMGRAASHVALECALQTQPNICLISEEVKEKKITLSEIVNSITDTIVRRAEAGKNYGVILIPEGLPEFIADIKTTIDEISDILGIDAAALADMDADAKAKHITGKLSAHSAEVFSSLPVADRQVLMTRDSHGNVPLSQVETEKLLISLVSDRIKQLKAEGKADKVKFKALGHFLGYEGRCAAPSNYDADYCYSLGYTAAQMARAGLTGYTVKVANTDQPADKWVAGAVPVTKMLNMEQRKGKPTPVIKKALVELDGAPFKFFAANRDQWATEDCYVYPGAIQYFGPAEVCDQPTKTLTLEKKA from the coding sequence TCCGAGCCCGCCCAGGACAAGGACGCCATCAAGGCTCTGTTCCCTGCCACCTACGGACAGCCCGTGGTGAGCTTTGTCGAGGGCAACGGCGAGGGCCTGACCGACAAGCCCATCAACGTGGCCGTGATCCTTTCGGGCGGACAGGCTCCCGGCGGACACAACGTCATAGCCGGCGTGTTCGACGGCATCAAGAAGGCCAACCCCAACAGCAAGGTGTACGGCTTCCTGAAGGGCCCCGGCGGAGCCATCAACAACAACTATACGCAGCTCACGACCGAATTTGTGGACGCATACCGCAATACGGGCGGCTTTGACATGATCATGTCCGGCAGAGACAAGATCGAGACCCCCGAGCAGCTGGAGAGCTGCGAGGCGAACTTCAAGAAGCTGGGCCTCTCCTGCGTGATCATCATTGGCGGAGACGACTCCAACACCAACGCAGCCGTGCTGGCCGAATATATGAAGGCCAAGGACACCGGCGTCAAGGTCATCGGCGTGCCCAAGACCATCGACGGCGACATGAAGAATGACGAGATCGAGGCCTCCTTTGGCTTTGACACCGCCTGCAAGACCTACTCCGAGCTCATAGGCAACATAGAGAGAGACGCCAGCAGCGCCGTAAAATACTGGCACTTCATCAAGCTCATGGGCAGAGCCGCCAGCCACGTGGCGCTGGAATGCGCGCTCCAGACCCAGCCCAATATCTGCCTCATCTCCGAGGAAGTCAAGGAAAAGAAGATCACCCTGTCCGAGATAGTCAACAGCATCACCGACACCATAGTCCGCAGAGCCGAGGCCGGCAAGAACTACGGCGTCATCCTCATCCCCGAGGGTCTGCCCGAATTCATAGCGGACATCAAGACCACCATTGACGAGATCAGCGACATACTGGGCATAGACGCCGCCGCTCTGGCGGACATGGACGCCGACGCCAAGGCCAAGCATATCACCGGCAAGCTGTCCGCCCACTCCGCAGAGGTGTTTTCCTCTCTGCCCGTTGCCGACAGACAGGTGCTCATGACCCGCGACAGCCACGGCAACGTGCCTCTCAGCCAGGTGGAGACGGAAAAGCTGCTGATCAGCCTGGTCTCCGACCGCATCAAGCAGCTGAAGGCCGAGGGCAAGGCCGACAAGGTCAAGTTCAAGGCGTTGGGCCACTTCCTGGGCTACGAAGGCCGCTGCGCCGCTCCTTCCAACTATGACGCCGATTATTGTTACAGCCTGGGCTACACCGCCGCTCAGATGGCCAGAGCCGGCCTCACCGGCTACACCGTAAAGGTGGCCAACACGGACCAGCCCGCCGACAAGTGGGTGGCCGGAGCCGTGCCCGTGACCAAGATGCTCAACATGGAGCAGCGGAAGGGCAAGCCCACCCCCGTGATCAAGAAGGCCCTGGTAGAGCTGGACGGCGCTCCCTTCAAGTTCTTTGCCGCCAACAGAGACCAGTGGGCAACGGAAGACTGCTACGTATATCCCGGCGCCATCCAGTATTTCGGACCTGCCGAGGTGTGCGACCAGCCCACCAAGACCCTGACCCTTGAAAAGAAAGCCTGA